A window of the Nocardia sp. NBC_01329 genome harbors these coding sequences:
- the rplR gene encoding 50S ribosomal protein L18, which yields MAQTENQKAKRIPLGKDASTRRRLSKTRRHFRLRKKIEGTTVRPRLIVHRSSRHLHVQLIDDSAGRTLASASTIEADVRALEGDKTAKGKKVGELIAERAKAAGVEAVVFDRGGHDYHGRIAALADAAREGGLKF from the coding sequence ATGGCGCAAACCGAGAATCAGAAGGCCAAGCGCATTCCGCTGGGCAAGGATGCTTCCACTCGCCGGCGGCTGTCGAAGACGCGTCGCCATTTCCGCCTGCGCAAGAAGATCGAAGGCACCACCGTGCGTCCGCGGCTGATCGTGCACCGCTCCTCGCGGCACCTGCACGTGCAGCTCATCGACGATTCCGCCGGTCGTACCCTCGCTTCGGCGTCGACCATCGAGGCCGATGTGCGGGCGCTGGAGGGCGATAAGACCGCCAAGGGCAAGAAGGTCGGCGAACTGATCGCCGAGCGCGCCAAGGCCGCCGGTGTGGAGGCCGTGGTGTTCGACCGCGGTGGCCACGACTACCACGGTCGTATCGCGGCGCTCGCCGATGCCGCTCGGGAAGGCGGGTTGAAGTTCTGA
- the rplF gene encoding 50S ribosomal protein L6, with protein sequence MSRIGKDPVAVPAGVEVTINGQDVAVKGPKGQLTLTIAEPITVAQEDGRLVVGRPDDERRNRSLHGLTRTLIANMVTGVTQGYEKKMEIFGVGYRVQQKGSNLEFALGYSHPVPIEAPEGITFAVETPTKFSVSGIDKQKVGQISAVIHGLRKPDPYKGKGIRYAGEVVRRKVGKTGK encoded by the coding sequence ATGTCGCGTATCGGTAAAGATCCCGTCGCGGTTCCCGCGGGCGTGGAAGTGACCATCAACGGCCAGGACGTCGCGGTGAAGGGCCCCAAGGGTCAGCTCACCCTGACCATCGCGGAGCCGATCACCGTCGCTCAGGAAGACGGCCGCCTCGTGGTGGGCCGCCCCGACGACGAACGGCGCAACCGTTCGCTGCACGGCCTGACCCGGACCCTGATCGCCAATATGGTCACCGGTGTCACCCAGGGCTACGAGAAGAAGATGGAAATCTTCGGCGTCGGTTACCGTGTGCAGCAGAAGGGCAGCAACCTCGAGTTCGCCCTCGGCTACAGCCACCCGGTGCCGATCGAGGCGCCCGAGGGCATCACGTTCGCGGTGGAAACGCCCACCAAATTCTCCGTATCCGGGATCGACAAGCAGAAGGTCGGCCAGATTTCGGCGGTTATCCACGGCCTGCGCAAACCCGACCCGTACAAGGGCAAGGGCATCCGCTACGCCGGCGAGGTCGTTCGCCGCAAGGTCGGAAAGACGGGTAAGTGA
- the rpsH gene encoding 30S ribosomal protein S8 produces MTMTDPIADFLTRLRNANSAYHDQVKAPHSKLKANIAEILKREGYIADYRTEDATVGKALIVDLKYGPSRERSLQGLRRVSKPGLRVYAKSTNLPKVLGGLGVAIISTSTGLLTDRQAAKQGVGGEVLAYVW; encoded by the coding sequence ATGACCATGACCGATCCGATCGCAGACTTTCTGACACGTCTGCGCAACGCCAATTCGGCGTACCACGATCAGGTGAAGGCCCCGCATTCGAAGCTCAAGGCGAATATCGCCGAGATCCTGAAGCGTGAGGGTTACATCGCCGATTACCGCACCGAGGACGCGACCGTGGGCAAGGCCCTCATCGTCGATCTCAAGTACGGCCCCAGCCGCGAGCGCAGCCTGCAGGGTCTGCGCCGCGTGTCGAAGCCGGGTCTGCGCGTTTACGCGAAATCCACCAACCTGCCCAAGGTCCTGGGCGGCCTCGGCGTGGCGATCATCTCCACGTCGACCGGCCTGCTCACCGATCGCCAGGCGGCCAAGCAGGGAGTGGGCGGGGAAGTCCTCGCCTACGTCTGGTAA
- a CDS encoding MSCRAMM family protein: MGHNGANSSAGTAPQPSGSGSILFGRVHDARGIAVTGATLTLISPSGQQLGRALSGPDGFYELAAPAPGSYVLIASAEGRRPDASTAVLGSNPVSYDVTLTTLASLAGTVSRTGDGSPVAGATVTALDMRGEVLAAAESDAAGGFDLAGLPEGEFTIAVSAFGYHPTAVSAQVSSRETALLEVLLRPGVRVAGVVRGGGRPLAEARVTLTDALGNVIETLATGSDGSYTFGNLAEGTYTVVATGYAPSTAQVHVGEHDIEGLEMDLRAEPITGPAGSGDMESEQFGELPEVHESSR; the protein is encoded by the coding sequence ATGGGACACAACGGCGCGAACTCTTCGGCCGGGACTGCGCCGCAGCCGAGCGGTAGCGGTTCCATCCTGTTCGGGCGGGTCCACGACGCACGCGGTATCGCGGTGACCGGTGCCACGCTGACCCTGATCTCGCCCTCCGGTCAGCAGCTGGGCCGGGCCCTTTCGGGGCCGGACGGTTTCTACGAACTGGCCGCTCCGGCCCCCGGTTCGTATGTGCTGATCGCCTCGGCCGAGGGGCGCCGTCCCGACGCGTCCACTGCCGTCCTCGGTAGCAACCCGGTGTCCTACGACGTCACGCTCACCACCTTGGCGAGTCTCGCGGGGACGGTGTCGCGGACCGGTGACGGCAGCCCGGTTGCCGGTGCGACCGTGACCGCCCTGGATATGCGCGGCGAAGTCCTCGCCGCGGCGGAATCCGACGCCGCCGGGGGATTCGACCTCGCGGGCCTGCCCGAAGGCGAGTTCACCATCGCGGTCAGTGCCTTCGGCTATCACCCGACCGCGGTGTCGGCGCAGGTGAGCAGCCGGGAGACCGCACTGCTCGAGGTGCTGCTGCGCCCGGGTGTGCGGGTGGCGGGCGTGGTGCGCGGCGGCGGCCGCCCACTGGCGGAGGCCCGGGTGACATTGACCGACGCGCTGGGCAATGTGATCGAGACGCTGGCGACGGGTTCGGACGGGTCGTACACCTTCGGCAATCTCGCCGAGGGCACCTACACGGTCGTCGCGACCGGTTACGCGCCGTCGACCGCCCAGGTGCACGTCGGTGAGCACGATATAGAGGGCCTCGAAATGGACCTGCGGGCGGAGCCGATCACCGGACCCGCCGGATCCGGCGATATGGAATCCGAACAATTCGGCGAACTGCCGGAGGTGCACGAGAGCTCCCGGTGA